From the Fulvia fulva chromosome 2, complete sequence genome, one window contains:
- a CDS encoding 54S ribosomal protein L51, mitochondrial gives MPLQALRSVAKPQNGVGAFILQCKRLDFHYCDWAGSSKGMNTFLKSQLQTFAKENPSIEVTVSPRPGKHPVIKGHYINGRIKPVCVRNMTPNEIMKKAELLKEANGEKLKRVTKPVKSLNESVRGIWSPFHAKEQFRV, from the exons ATGCCTCTCCAGGCGCTGCGATCTGTAGCGAAACCTCAG AATGGCGTTGGCGCCTTCATTCTCCAATGCAAGCGCCTCGACTTTCACTACTGCGACTGGGCCGGCAGCAGTAAAGGCATGAA CACTTTCCTCAAGTCGCAACTGCAAACCTTCGCGAAAGAGAACCCGAGCATCGAAGTCACAGTCTCCCCTCGACCCGGCAAGCACCCCGTCATCAAGGGCCACTACATCAATGGCCGCATAAAGCCTGTATGCGTCCGTAATATGACCCCAAACGAGATCATGAAGAAGGCAGAACTGCTTAAGGAGGCCAACGGCGAGAAGCTGAAGAGAGTGACGAAGCCGGTCAAGAGCTTGAACGAGAGTGTCAGAGGCATATGGAGTCCGTTCCATGCGAAAGAGCAGTTCAGGGTATAG
- a CDS encoding DNA repair protein RAD5A: MNPAQLLNPKAFAKGKAMANRRTQNNAASTPNNAPPQPMTYDPKTLLNPKVAGSSDGGSRGATQPDSNASTTAKDESDDINFGISSMIENLHNTHERDDAPARKRKAQVIEGITDDQRKKAKGQSVHSGSGGMLSSHLKEERKQFANDAGDTIDLTNDDDLQPPQSNDDEVQFIKDSGDDEVCLGILHVSCNVYMIPYTSAGGAAKAVGKDHWPAMGIQFVRKPASNTVMELIDRTAAKFAHLDPRVASALCPLADGSKINNIRMKMFLPARPKRQGDYCGKRVSQNIKVDVTLFGRRRMSDRIGQFLSQKQLYLSSPVTNVGKPIVNPHDKKPVSFSKQPGTILGPRPQPSIQAVGRTIEEMRREASSMFDGLAKAEDLPEMEVDGTIIKSPLMAHQKQALHFMMDRERDGYTDDSPSHSLWKYRSKDNGRPSWYHIITDTEVFEQPEPIQGGILADVMGLGKTLSILALIAETREAARRFRREDPPDSEYLECNSKGTLIICPKSVLSNWQEQMRQHTVDGKMRHYTYHGDSRMQDTEQLAKYDIVLTTYNTAASEFSNSGGASTKYTALRSMKWFRIVLDEAHSIRNSATKIFKGCCELEAERRWAVTGTPVQNTLNDLGALIKFLRLKPFDNLTTWHQYIMAPFKNGDVEVINKLQLLSGSITLRRLKNTVGLPERAQVRERFEFSKAEALLYRKFAAKTRTQFHTLSGGGNKLQGKSYAHILKSLGRLRAICAHGREMLTEDDMKDIDGDDPDNAIVLDIGDEPDFESETDFVTEKQAYEYFKMLHDGTMAVCQSCADHLLPLDGQAQDELDDSSDDDADSNVGSADTFDGKPNLFGHLTACYHFICTKCTSKHQKEVQENMSVDQHHVCPHCTNYVQYGFFPLRRSILARFSDERKDAPGRAGIAKWDENTYSGPHTKVKALLEDLRQSEIETSQLPKGEPPVRSVVFSGWTQYLDLIEFALVQNNIGFVRIDGKMSVKQRSESLTIFNTVEHVRVMLVSIKAGGQGLNFTAANKAYVMEPQFNPGVEHQAVDRIHRIGQKRDVVIKHYIMKGSVEEGILTMQKKKEDLAKLSMERKRSKAEEVKMRMEELKDLFK, from the exons ATGAATCCTGCCCAGCTGTTGAATCCAAAGGCTTTCGCAAAAGGGAAGGCAATGGCCAATAGAAGGACACAGAATAATG CGGCATCGACGCCAAACAATGCGCCCCCACAACCCATGACCTACGATCCGAAAACGCTTCTCAATCCAAAAGTAGCAGGCAGCAGTGATGGCGGAAGTCGCGGCGCCACTCAACCGGACAGCAATGCCTCGACCACCGCCAAAGATGAAAGCGACGACATCAACTTCGGCATCAGCAGCATGATCGAGAACCTCCACAATACCCACGAGCGAGACGACGCACCAGCGCGGAAGCGCAAAGCTCAGGTCATTGAAGGTATTACAGATGATCAACGCAAGAAAGCCAAGGGTCAATCGGTGCACAGTGGCAGCGGAGGCATGCTGTCCAGCCACCTCAAAGAAGAACGAAAGCAATTCGCTAATGATGCTGGTGACACCATTGATCTGACCAATGATGATGATCTGCAGCCGCCTCAGAGCAACGACGATGAAGTTCAATTCATCAAGGACTCTGGCGACGATGAAGTCTGTCTTGGTATCCTTCATGTCAGCTGCAACGTGTATATGATCCCGTACACGTCGGCAGGTGGTGCTGCGAAGGCTGTAGGCAAAGACCATTGGCCAGCCATGGGAATTCAGTTCGTCCGGAAACCAGCGTCAAATACCGTCATGGAGTTGATAGACCGTACCGCGGCGAAATTTGCTCACCTGGATCCTAGGGTAGCGTCGGCATTGTGTCCGCTCGCGGACGGCTCGAAGATAAACAATATCAGAATGAAGATGTTCCTGCCAGCGCGGCCGAAGAGGCAAGGTGATTACTGTGGGAAAAGGGTATCGCAGAACATCAAGGTGGATGTCACACTGTTCGGCCGTCGTCGGATGTCAGATCGCATTGGCCAATTCCTCTCGCAGAAGCAACTGTACCTGAGTTCGCCTGTAACCAACGTCGGAAAGCCAATCGTCAACCCACACGACAAGAAGCCTGTCTCCTTCTCAAAGCAGCCTGGTACGATTCTTGGACCTAGGCCGCAGCCCTCGATTCAGGCCGTAGGGCGTACTATTGAGGAAATGCGCCGGGAGGCGAGCAGCATGTTCGATGGCCTGGCGAAAGCTGAAGATCTGCCTGAGATGGAAGTGGATGGCACCATTATCAAGAGTCCGCTGATGGCGCATCAGAAGCAAGCGCTGCACTTCATGATGGATCGCGAGCGCGATGGCTACACTGACGACAGTCCAAGCCATTCGCTATGGAAATATCGAAGCAAGGATAACGGCAGGCCCTCGTGGTACCACATCATCACTGATACCGAAGTGTTCGAGCAGCCTGAACCAATCCAAGGAGGCATCCTTGCCGATGTCATGGGCCTTGGTAAGACTCTGAGCATACTTGCATTAATTGCAGAGACACGCGAGGCCGCGAGACGCTTTCGGCGCGAGGATCCTCCTGATTCGGAGTACCTCGAATGCAACAGCAAGGGAACGCTCATCATCTGCCCGAAGTCAGTGCTGTCCAACTGGCAAGAACAGATGAGACAGCATACCGTCGATGGAAAGATGCGACACTACACCTATCACGGCGATTCCAGGATGCAGGATACCGAACAGCTTGCAAAGTACGATATTGTGCTCACGACTTATAACACTGCCGCATCCGAGTTCAGCAACAGCGGCGGCGCCAGCACGAAGTATACTGCTCTGCGATCCATGAAATGGTTCCGCATCGTTCTCGACGAAGCGCATTCCATCCGCAACTCAGCGACCAAGATCTTCAAGGGATGTTGTGAGCTCGAGGCTGAGCGGCGCTGGGCAGTCACCGGTACGCCAGTGCAGAACACGCTTAACGATCTGGGTGCTCTCATCAAGTTCCTGCGTCTTAAGCCATTCGACAACTTGACAACATGGCACCAATACATTATGGCACCTTTCAAGAACGGCGACGTCGAGGTCATCAACAAGCTGCAATTGCTTTCAGGCAGCATTACGCTTCGTCGACTCAAGAACACCGTCGGTCTGCCCGAGCGTGCACAAGTGCGTGAACGCTTCGAATTCTCTAAGGCCGAAGCTCTGCTTTACCGCAAGTTTGCTGCAAAGACTCGCACGCAGTTCCACACACTTAGCGGTGGCGGCAACAAGTTGCAGGGCAAGTCCTACGCACACATTCTCAAGTCACTCGGTCGTCTACGTGCTATCTGCGCCCACGGGCGTGAGATGCTTACTGAAGATGACATGAAGGATATCGACGGCGACGATCCCGACAACGCCATCGTGCTTGACATCGGCGACGAGCCCGATTTTGAGTCCGAGACCGACTTCGTCACAGAGAAGCAAGCTTACGAGTACTTCAAGATGTTACACGATGGCACAATGGCAGTTTGCCAGTCATGTGCGGATCACCTGCTTCCCCTTGATGGGCAGGCTCAGGATGAACTCGATGACTCTAGTGACGACGACGCAGATTCGAATGTCGGAAGCGCGGATACCTTCGACGGCAAGCCCAATCTGTTCGGTCACCTCACGGCGTGCTACCACTTCATCTGCACGAAGTGCACAAGCAAGCACCAGAAGGAAGTGCAGGAAAACATGTCGGTCGACCAGCATCACGTTTGTCCACACTGCACCAACTATGTTCAGTATGGCTTCTTCCCCCTGCGTCGCTCGATCCTGGCACGATTCAGCGATGAGCGCAAGGATGCTCCAGGTCGAGCCGGAATTGCGAAGTGGGACGAGAACACGTACAGCGGACCTCACACCAAGGTCAAGGCGCTGCTCGAAGACCTGAGGCAGTCCGAGATTGAGACCTCGCAACTGCCAAAGGGAGAGCCACCTGTCCGCTCAGTCGTCTTCAGTGGCTGGACTCAGTACCTCGACCTCATCGAGTTCGCACTCGTGCAGAACAACATCGGCTTCGTGCGTATCGACGGCAAGATGTCAGTCAAGCAGCGTTCTGAATCACTCACCATCTTCAACACTGTCGAGCACGTCCGAGTCATGCTTGTCTCAATCAAGGCTGGCGGACAAGGCCTCAATTTTACTGCCGCCAACAAGGCCTACGTTATGGAGCCGCAATTCAACCCAGGTGTCGAACACCAGGCCGTGGATCGCATCCATCGCATCGGCCAGAAGAGAGATGTTGTGATCAAACACTATATCATGAAGGGGTCTGTGGAGGAAGGCATCCTCACAATGCagaagaagaaggaagaTTTGGCGAAGCTCTCGATGGAGCGGAAGCGGAGCAAGGCTGAAGAGGTCAAGATGCGAATGGAGGAGCTCAAGGATCTCTTCAAGTGA
- a CDS encoding Putative beta-glucuronidase has protein sequence MKYITLFWLALGANALNSPRQANSPTPYQVQTPPLDTNWTYEVGTAPWPEHPRPKLVRPQWQSLNGLWTYSNASSLDAVNQPPFGQTLSREVLVPFCLESGLSGIQGEDMLYSWYQTTFSVPSSWNGDRVLLNFDAVDYEATVFVNGRNATFNRGGYFAFSVDVTDILNANGSNELIVFVHDPTDSDPYVIPIGKQTLRPSHIFYRPCSGIWQSVWIESVPTNYITKFDINGDASGQVNVTVAAAGNASSNVDITILERGTDTTVATHSGSTGAEFTFQVDSPKLWCPDTPNLYDVVVKLGDDEARSYTGFRTIGREEFNGVQQITLNGDAFFAFGTLDQGYWRK, from the exons ATGAAGTACATTACTCTGTTCTGGCTAGCACTAGGCGCGAACGCGCTCAACTCTCCTCGTCAAGCCAACAGCCCAACGCCGTATCAGGTACAAACACCACCACTCGATACAAATTGGACGTACGAAGTCGGCACCGCTCCATGGCCAGAGCATCCAAGACCAAAGCTTGTCCGGCCCCAATGGCAGAGCTTGAACGGACTCTGGACATACTCCAATGCCTCAAGCCTTGATGCTGTCAACCAACCTCCATTTGGGCAAACACTGTCGAGGGAGGTGCTGGTACCGTTCTGCCTAGAAAGCGGTCTCTCCGGCATACAGGGCGAAGATATGCTGTATTCATGGTACCAGACGACCTTCTCTGTACCATCCAGTTGGAATGGTGATCGGGTGCTACTGAACTTCGACGCTGTCGACTACGAGGCCACTGTTTTTGTCAATGGCCGCAATGCGACATTCAATCGTGGAGGCTACTTCGCCTTTTCTGTCGATGTGACGGACATTCTCAATGCAAACGGATCGAATGAATT AATTGTATTCGTACACGATCCGACGGACAGCGATCCGTATGTCATACCAATCGGCAAGCAGACCTTGCGACCATCGCACATCTTCTACAGACCTTGCAGCGGCATCTGGCAAAGCGTTTGGATTGAGTCTGTGCCTACGAACTATATCACCAAATTCGACATCAATGGAGACGCTAGTGGTCAAGTCAATGTGACAGTGGCGGCAGCCGGCAATGCCAGCTCGAACGTGGACATTACGATACTCGAGAGAGGTACTGACACGACCGTGGCTACGCATAGTGGAAGCACTGGCGCCGAGTTCACATTCCAGGTCGACTCACCCAAGCTGTGGTGTCCAGACACGCCAAACCTCTACGATGTAGTTGTCAAGCTTGGCGATGATGAAGCAAGAAGCTACACGGGATTCAGGACCATTGGCAGAGAGGAGTTCAACGGTGTACAGCAAATCACCCTGAATGGCGATGCATTCTTTGCATTCGGCACTCTCGACCAAGGGTATTGGCGTAAGTGA
- a CDS encoding Extracellular metalloprotease: MKLLAFLATASLAAAAELTRCGTVDPDDNVKMQLNEAYFSRPSTIGNSKFAIKNVSREIDTYVHVVTSKAKRNKYTKDMVQEQMEVMSSAYKPFGVTFNTVSINFTVNEDWAAADMNSTDEYKMKSTLRQGSYSDLNLYFTSGLPGGLLGFCYFPLTEPTTEDLILDGCICLADSLPNGTATHYDLGYTAVHEVGHWFGLFHVFQGSSCSGSGDYVHDTPLQLIPTNGCPKAQDTCPGKAGNDSIHNYMDYSYDKCMTEFSAGQVERATAIYDQQRAGK; this comes from the exons ATGAAGCTCCTTGCCTTTCTCGCCACTGCTAGTCTGGCCGCAGCAGCAGAACTTACTCGTTGCGGCACAGTTGATCCAGACGACAACGTGAAGATGCAGCTCAATGAAGCATACTTCAGCCGCCCGTCGACCATTGGCAATAGCAAGTTCGCCATCAAAAACGTCTCCAGAGAAATCGACACTTACGTTCACGTTGTGACTTCCAAGGCCAAACGCAACAAGTACACCAAGGACATGGTCCAGGAGCAG ATGGAGGTCATGAGCTCCGCCTACAAACCCTTCGGCGTCACTTTCAACACAGTCTCCATCAACTTCACCGTCAATGAGGACTGGGCCGCCGCCGACATGAACAGCACAGACGAATACAAAATGAAATCCACCCTCCGCCAAGGTTCCTACTCCGACCTGAATCTGTACTTCACCTCCGGTCTTCCTGGAGGTCTCTTGGGATTCTGCTACTTCCCTCTTACTGAACCAACCACCGAGGACCTCATCCTCGACGGCTGCATCTGCCTCGCCGACAGCCTTCCAAACGGCACCGCCACTCACTACGATCTTGGCTACACCGCCGTCCACGAGGTAGGCCACTGGTTCGGTCTTTTCCACGTCTTCCAAGGGTCGTCGTGCTCAGGCAGCGGCGATTACGTGCATGACACGCCACTGCAGCTGATCCCTACCAACGGATGCCCGAAGGCACAGGATACTTGTCCCGGCAAGGCGGGAAATGACTCGATCCATAATTACATGGACTACAGCTACGACAAGTGTATGACAGAGTTCTCGGCGGGACAGGTTGAGAGGGCTACTGCTATTTATGATCAGCAGAGGGCTGGTAAATAG